The following is a genomic window from Motilibacter rhizosphaerae.
GGTGCGCCGCCACTCCGGTGGCCTGGGCGCTCCACTGGTTGAGCCCGACCGTCAGCGGATACCACTTCGGGTTGCTCAACATGATGAGCGGCAGGAAGTAGTTGTTCCACGTGGCGACCACGGCGAAGAGCAGCACGGTCACGATGCCCGGGGAGAGCAGGCGCACCGCGATGGTGAAGAAGATGCGGATCTCCCCGGCGCCGTCGAGGCGGGCCGCCTCGAGCAGCTCACCGGGGACCGCGTCCACGGCGTAGGTCCAGATGAGGTAGAGGCCGAACGGGCTCACGAGCGAGGGCAGGATGATGGCGAACGGCGTGTTGGTCAGCCCGATCTTGCTGAACAGCAGGAAGGTCGGCACCGCCAGCGCTGTCCCGGGGATCGCGATGGCGCCCAGCACCACGGCGAACACCGCACGGCGGCCGGGGAAGGCGTACTTCGCCATGCCGTAGCCCGCGACGGTGGCGAGCACGGTCGCCCCACCCGCGCCGAGCACGACGTAGAGCAAGGTGTTGCCGAGCCAGTGCAGGAAGATGCCGTGGTCGTAGGTCAGCGTCTCGCGGATGTTGCCGAAGAGCCGGAAGTCGCCGAACCACAACCCGAAGCTGGACAGCAAGGAGTCCTGGGACTTCGTCGCGTTGATGACGAGGTAGGCGAGGGGGACGAAGGAGTAGGTGACGAACAGCGCCATGACAGCCGTCAGCGCGAGGGACTTGCGCTGCCTCGGGGAGCGGCGGGCGGACGCGCGGTGCGCGGCGATGCTCATCGGTCCTCCTCGCGGGTGCCGCGTGCCTGCACGGTGTAGGCGATGACGGCGGTGATGACGCCCATGACGATCGCGACGGTGGCTGAGTAGTTGTACTGCTGGCCGGCGAAGGAGAGGTTGTAGGCGTACATGTTCGGGGTGAACGCCGTCCCGATGACGTTGGGGGCGAACACCTTGAGCAGGTTGGGCTCGTTGAAGAGCTGGAAGCTGCCGATGATCGAGAAGATCGTGGCGATGACGATCGCTCCGCGCAGGGCTGGGAGCTTGACCGAGACGATCGTCCGGAGGGCGCCGGCGCCGTCGATCTCCGCTGCTTCGTACAGCTCGCCAGGGACGATGCGCAGTGCAGAGTAGAAGATCAGCATGTTGTAGCCGAGGTACTCCCACGTCACGACGTTGCCGATGGAGGCCAGCACGACCTTCGGGCTGAAGGGGTGGAGCACCGCTGAGCCGAGCGCGTCGTTGAGCGAGCCGGTGAGCCCGAAGCGGGGTCCGTAGATGAAGCCCCAGATCAGCGCGGCGACCACCCCCGGCACGGCGTAGGGCAGGAAGAGCGCGATCCGGAAGAACGACGGCAGGAAGAGCTTCGCACTGTCGATCGCGAGCGCGGCGACGAGCGCCAGCCCGAGCATCACCGGCACCTGCACGGCGAGGAAGAGCAGGGCGCGCAGGAAGGCGTGCCAGAAGTCGCTGTCGTGCAGCACCTCCTCGTAGTTCGAGAACCACACGAGGTGGTTGCCGCCGATGAGCTGCTTGCGGTGCAGGCTGAGGAAGAACGCGTAGCCGATGGGGACGAGCAGCATCGCCACGAGGACCAGCACGAACGGCCCGACGAACAGCCACCCGGTCCAGGACCGCTTGCTCCGTCGGGTCCGCACTGCCACGGGTGGTGCCGAGCGTTCCGCGAGGACTGTGGGCGCCATCGACCCTCCACCATGTTTACGCAACCGTCTTCGGCAGAGTAGCGTGTTTACGTCAACATACAAGCCCTCCATGCGAAGGACCGCGATGGCCCGCACGTTCGAGATCGGCGAGCAGGACTTCCTCCTCGACGGCAAGCCCTTCCGGATCCTGTCGGGCGCCCTGCACTACTTCCGCGTGCACCCCGACCAGTGGGAGGACCGGATCCGCAAGGCGCGCCTGCTGGGTCTCAACACCGTCGAGACCTACGTGGCGTGGAACGCGCACGCGCCGGACCCCGACGTGTTCGACCTCTCCGGAGGCCTCGACCTCGGTCGCTTCCTCGACCTCGTGCACGCTGCGGGACTGCTCGCGATCGTGCGGCCCGGCCCCTTCATCTGCGCCGAGTGGGACGGAGGAGGCCTGCCCGCGTGGCTCTTCCGCGACCCCGCCACCGGTGTGCGCGGCCACGAGGAGCGCTACCTCGCCGCGGTCGACGCGTACCTCGAGCGGCTCGCACCCGTGCTCGTGCCCCGCCAGGTCGAGGCCGGCGGGCCCATCGCGCTCGTGCAGGTGGAGAACGAGTACGGCGCGTACGGCGCGGACCAGGACTACCTGCGCCACCTGGTGGAGCTGTACCAGCGGGTCGGGCTCACGGTGCCGTACACCACGGTCGACCAGCCCACGGACGAGATGCTGGCGGCGGGCAGCCTCCCCGAGCTGCACAAGACCGCGTCGTTCGGCTCGCGCCCTGCCGAGCGGTTGGCGACGTTGCGGCGGCACCAGCCGACAGGCCCGTTGATGTGCGCGGAGTTCTGGAACGGGTGGTTCGACGCGTGGGGCGAGCACCACCACACGACCGATGCCCAGCAGTCCGCCGCCGACCTCGACGAGCTGCTCTCCCTCGGTGCGTCGGTCAACCTCTACATGCTGCACGGCGGCACGAACTTCGGCTTCACCAACGGCGCCAACGACAAGGGCGTCTACCGGCCGACGGTGACGAGCTACGACTACGACGCGCCGCTCGACGAGGCCGGGCACCCCACCGCGAAGTTCTGGGCGTTCCGCGAGGTGCTCGCACGCCACACCGTCGTCCCGGACGAGGAGATCGCTCCCGCCGCTCCCGCTCCCGCCCTCCGGGTGCCGGTGCAGCGCGTACGCGCCCTGTCCGACGCCCTGGGCGAGCTGGGCACCTGGCGGCGGGGGACCAGGCTGCCGTCCTTCGACGACCTCGGCCACTGGTCCGGCTTCGCGGTCTACCGCACGCGACTGCCGCACGGTGCAGGTGGTGTGCTCGAGCTGGGTGAGGTGCGCGACCGCGCCCTGGTCAGCGTGGACGGCCGCCCAGTGGGGGTCCTGGCCCGCGACTCGCACGAGCGGAGGCTGTCCCTCCCGCCTGGGGAGGTCCTCGAGCTGCTGGTGGAGGACCAGGGCCGGGTCAACTACGGCGCACGCATCGGCGAGGCGAAGGGCCTGGTCGGGCCGGCCCGCGTCGACGGCGCGCCCCTGCGGGACTGGGAGGTCATGCCGCTGGAGCTGGACCGTGCGGCCGAGGCGCTGTCCGGGGCGCCAGGACCGCGGTCAGCACTGAGCGCTGGGCCGGTCCTCGTGGGCACCACCTTCGACGTCGCGAGCGCTCCGGCGGACCTGTTCCTCGACACCTCCGGCTGGGGCAAGGGCGTGGCATGGGTCAACGGCTGGCCGCTCGGCCGCTACTGGTCGCGCGGACCGCAGACGACGCTGTACGTGCCCGGCCCCGTCGTCCGCGAGCGCGGCAACGAGCTGGTACTGCTCGAGCTCCACGCCGCGCGCGACTCCGTGTCGTTCGTGGAGGGACTGCGCCTCGGCCACACCGAGGCCTGAGCCGCCCGGCCGGTCTCGCGCACGACGGCGGCCGGGTCGGGGACGCTCCCCGGCCCGGCCGCCGCGCTCGTGCGCCTGGCTCAGCTGGTGGACCAGCTCTGCCCCGACCGCCCGTCGCAGGTGCCGACCTCGACCGCGGTGCCGTTGCCGGTGCCGCCGCCCACGGTCTCGAGGCACAGGCCCGGGTAGCCGACGCTCGCGATCGCGCCGCTCTCCTGCACCTGCCAGTGCTGGGCCGCGGAACCGTCGCAGGGCCGGATCTCCGCCGCGCTGCCCGCAGTCCCCGCGACCGGCTGGACGCAGCTGCCGCCGTAGATGCGCAGCTCGCCCGCTGCCGTCACGTCGAAGGCCTGGTTGCCCCCGCCGTTGCACTCCCACAGGTCGAGCGCCGTACCCGGCGTGGTGGCGAAGCCGGGCACGTCGAGGCAGCGTCCCGCGGCGACGTTGGTGACGGGACCACCGGGAGGAGCGGCCGGCAGGTCGTTGACCGGCTCGTGCGTGCCGTAGCCCCAGCCCCAGCGCAGCTGCGCGACGCCGCTGGCGTTGTTGTCGATGAGCTTCCCGCTCGTCGTCAGCGACTCGATGGAGTACGAGTCGCCGGTGCGCAGGCCGGGCCAGTAGACGATGCCCATGTGGCGCGCACGGGCGATGTCCGTCGTCGCGGCGAAGTAGGCGGTGGACGTGTTGCCGTCGTGCGCGCCGTAGTTCAGCCCGGTGGTCATCGGAGAGCCTGCCTCGTCGATGATCGTGCGCCCTGAGTACGCGCCGATGCGCGGCTCGAGGTTGGCGACCCACTCGGCCTCGGTCGTCGCGCTGCCCCAGAAACCGTAGAAGTGCAGCGACAGCAGAGTCCCGTCGAGGGCCGCTGTGCCGCCTACGCCGGTGACGTCGTCGTTGTAGCCCGTGCCGGAGATGACGACGCGGCCGCGGGGGACGTCAGCGTGGCGGGCGAGCCAGCCCGACGTGACGGAGACCCACTGCGCGAGCGTGTAGCCGTGGGGTTCGTTCATCGGCTCGAAGTAGACGCGCGGGTTGCCCTCGTACGCCTCCACCACGGTGTCCCACATGGTGTTCCACGCCGCGGTGTCGTCGACCTTGCCGTCCTTGCTGGTGTCGGCCTCCCAGTAGCTGAGGATGACCTTGTCCCCGCGGTCGGTCGCAGCGTCGATCGCGCCGCGGTACGAGTCCCACCATGCGGTACCCACGCTCGCCGGGTTGACGGGCAGGCGCAGGGTGTTCGCGCCGAGGTTGCGCTCGAACCCCTTGGTGATGTCGCGAGCCTTCGCGTAGACCGTCCGGTAGCTGTCGGCCGTCGAGAGGCCACTGGGGACGACGGCATCGCTGGCGTAGTTGTCCCGCGGGTCGGCCCAGTTGACGCCGCGGAAGTCGTTGGTGCCGGCCTTCGGGACCTCGAGATGGCTGGCCGAGGCGACGGCGGCAGGGCCGAGGACGACGGCCGCGGCCGTCATCGCGACAGCCGCTCGCCGCAAGCGCGGAGCGAGGCGGGGGGTACGGATCACGAGCTCCTCCTTGAGTCATGGTTGCGTAAACAGCGGTCATGGTCGCTCCTCTGTGGCGGCGCGTCAAGACGGCGCCGCGTCCGGTTCGTGTGCTTCTCGGAGCAAGGGGCCTCCGGGGCCGGCCTTGACAGCCCGTGTCGGCGCAGCACACACTCGTGAGGCTGTTTGCGCAAACATGCCAAGCAGCAGCGACGTCCTCGTCGCCACGCGCTCGAGTCGAGGGAGACTCCGTGCTACCTCCGCGTACCCGCGTCCGGCTGCTCACCTCCGCCGCAGCGGCCCTGCTCGCGGCGCCCCTGGTCACCGCGGTCGGCGCCCCCGACGCGGCCGCGGCGACCAGCGGCATCCGCGGCGTCAACTGGGCTGACGCCCGCGACAACTACGTCGCCGGGTGGGTGATCCCGACCGGACTGACCGCGTCCGACACGTACGCGACGGTGCGCAGCAAGGCCGCCGGCATCCTCGGCGGCTTCCAGTCCCAGCTCGGGGCGAACACCGTGCGGCTGCCCGTGAACCCCCAGTCCGTCAGTTCGTCCTGGTGGGCGAGCTACAAGGGGGCGATCGACGAGGCGCGCGCCCGGGGCATGAGCGTGGTCCTGGGCTACTGGGAGGCTGACACCAGCAAGGACGGCACGATCGACGACACGGCCGCCTGGAACGCCATGTGGGACACCGTGGTCACGGACTACGGCAGCGACAGCGGCGTGTCCTTCGAACCGATGAACGAGCCGTTCGGCTACAGCCTCAGCGCGTGGACCTCGGTCGCTTCCGGATGGCTCTCCCGCCACGCGAGCGTCCCGCGCGGCCGGGTGCTCGTCAGCGGCACTGGCTACGACGACGACGTCACCGGGGTCTGCGCCGCGAGCGCGCTGTCAGGAACCCTGCTGGCCCTGCACTTCTACGGCTACTGGGCGAACGACACGACCCGCTCCGCCTGGACCACCAACCTCAGCGGGCGCATCGGGAGCTGCGGCTCTCGCACGGTCATCGACGAGGCGGGCGCTCCCATGACCACCGGGCTGCAGTACAGCGGCGGCCCGCAGGACGGCAACACCTCCACCGCGTACTTCGCTGCCACGACGGACTACGCGCGCGCGAACGGGATCGGGCTGGTCTACTGGCCGGGGCTGCGGTCGGGTGACACGTACTCCATCACCAGGCAGAGCGGGTCCGGGCTCGCGGTGAACAATGCCTCCGGCGTCACACAGCTGCGGTGGGGCTGGGGGCTCTGAGCGGACGTCCTCCGCGGACGGGCCCACCACCCTATAGGGTCCCCAGCCACTTGTCCGCGTGTGAGCGTGAGTTGGCGGCTCGTCTCGAGCTCTTGTCCGACGGTTGTCTCACCAGAGTTGTTCTTGTTGGGCAGGTGGCGTCGGGGCGTCCGCGAGGGGCCGGCGGCGGTACTCGAGAAGGTGCCGAGGGGCACGGTGCGGT
Proteins encoded in this region:
- a CDS encoding carbohydrate ABC transporter permease, encoding MSIAAHRASARRSPRQRKSLALTAVMALFVTYSFVPLAYLVINATKSQDSLLSSFGLWFGDFRLFGNIRETLTYDHGIFLHWLGNTLLYVVLGAGGATVLATVAGYGMAKYAFPGRRAVFAVVLGAIAIPGTALAVPTFLLFSKIGLTNTPFAIILPSLVSPFGLYLIWTYAVDAVPGELLEAARLDGAGEIRIFFTIAVRLLSPGIVTVLLFAVVATWNNYFLPLIMLSNPKWYPLTVGLNQWSAQATGVAAHPIYNLVVTGSLLTILPIVAAFLLLQRYWQSGLSAGSVKQ
- a CDS encoding carbohydrate ABC transporter permease, producing MAPTVLAERSAPPVAVRTRRSKRSWTGWLFVGPFVLVLVAMLLVPIGYAFFLSLHRKQLIGGNHLVWFSNYEEVLHDSDFWHAFLRALLFLAVQVPVMLGLALVAALAIDSAKLFLPSFFRIALFLPYAVPGVVAALIWGFIYGPRFGLTGSLNDALGSAVLHPFSPKVVLASIGNVVTWEYLGYNMLIFYSALRIVPGELYEAAEIDGAGALRTIVSVKLPALRGAIVIATIFSIIGSFQLFNEPNLLKVFAPNVIGTAFTPNMYAYNLSFAGQQYNYSATVAIVMGVITAVIAYTVQARGTREEDR
- a CDS encoding glycoside hydrolase family 35 protein codes for the protein MRRTAMARTFEIGEQDFLLDGKPFRILSGALHYFRVHPDQWEDRIRKARLLGLNTVETYVAWNAHAPDPDVFDLSGGLDLGRFLDLVHAAGLLAIVRPGPFICAEWDGGGLPAWLFRDPATGVRGHEERYLAAVDAYLERLAPVLVPRQVEAGGPIALVQVENEYGAYGADQDYLRHLVELYQRVGLTVPYTTVDQPTDEMLAAGSLPELHKTASFGSRPAERLATLRRHQPTGPLMCAEFWNGWFDAWGEHHHTTDAQQSAADLDELLSLGASVNLYMLHGGTNFGFTNGANDKGVYRPTVTSYDYDAPLDEAGHPTAKFWAFREVLARHTVVPDEEIAPAAPAPALRVPVQRVRALSDALGELGTWRRGTRLPSFDDLGHWSGFAVYRTRLPHGAGGVLELGEVRDRALVSVDGRPVGVLARDSHERRLSLPPGEVLELLVEDQGRVNYGARIGEAKGLVGPARVDGAPLRDWEVMPLELDRAAEALSGAPGPRSALSAGPVLVGTTFDVASAPADLFLDTSGWGKGVAWVNGWPLGRYWSRGPQTTLYVPGPVVRERGNELVLLELHAARDSVSFVEGLRLGHTEA
- a CDS encoding ricin-type beta-trefoil lectin domain protein, which gives rise to MTAAAVVLGPAAVASASHLEVPKAGTNDFRGVNWADPRDNYASDAVVPSGLSTADSYRTVYAKARDITKGFERNLGANTLRLPVNPASVGTAWWDSYRGAIDAATDRGDKVILSYWEADTSKDGKVDDTAAWNTMWDTVVEAYEGNPRVYFEPMNEPHGYTLAQWVSVTSGWLARHADVPRGRVVISGTGYNDDVTGVGGTAALDGTLLSLHFYGFWGSATTEAEWVANLEPRIGAYSGRTIIDEAGSPMTTGLNYGAHDGNTSTAYFAATTDIARARHMGIVYWPGLRTGDSYSIESLTTSGKLIDNNASGVAQLRWGWGYGTHEPVNDLPAAPPGGPVTNVAAGRCLDVPGFATTPGTALDLWECNGGGNQAFDVTAAGELRIYGGSCVQPVAGTAGSAAEIRPCDGSAAQHWQVQESGAIASVGYPGLCLETVGGGTGNGTAVEVGTCDGRSGQSWSTS
- a CDS encoding glycoside hydrolase family 5 protein; translated protein: MLPPRTRVRLLTSAAAALLAAPLVTAVGAPDAAAATSGIRGVNWADARDNYVAGWVIPTGLTASDTYATVRSKAAGILGGFQSQLGANTVRLPVNPQSVSSSWWASYKGAIDEARARGMSVVLGYWEADTSKDGTIDDTAAWNAMWDTVVTDYGSDSGVSFEPMNEPFGYSLSAWTSVASGWLSRHASVPRGRVLVSGTGYDDDVTGVCAASALSGTLLALHFYGYWANDTTRSAWTTNLSGRIGSCGSRTVIDEAGAPMTTGLQYSGGPQDGNTSTAYFAATTDYARANGIGLVYWPGLRSGDTYSITRQSGSGLAVNNASGVTQLRWGWGL